The DNA segment GCGGCGGCACCGCTGGTTCCCGGTCGCGCTGGCCCTGGAAGCGGCACTGCTGGTGGCCGCCGCCGCGGCCGCCTGGGACGCGGGCCCGGTCCGGGGGCTGCCGCCGGGCCGGCGCTTCCTGGTCATCGGGCTGATGGCGGTGGCGATGGGCATGCGCAACGTCACCGCCATGCGCGCCGCCGTCCCCGACTTCACCACGACGGTCGAGACCCGGGCGATGACGGCCCTGGTCAGCGGGTCACCGCTGGGGCGCGACAGGCGGCTGGGGTACGGCAGTCACGCCGCGGGCCGCCGGCTCTTCTCGGTCACCGCGATGTTCGCCGGGGGCCTCCTCGGTGCCGGACTGCTCGGTCTGGGCACCCGGCCGATGCTGCTGATCCTGCTCGTGGCCGTCGTCATCGCGGCCACCGCCTTCCTCGTTCCCGGCCTCGCCCGCGACACCGCCCAGGGGCGGTGAACATCCGCCCGGATCGCCATATTTGCCGTGAACGGCCGACGAACTTTGGCATGGACACTTCCGGCTACCCGCGAGTTTTGCTACGACGAATGTGGCAGAGATCCTGCTAAGGGAGGTTCCATGAGACTGTCCCGATTCGCGGCCTTGACATCCGCCTTCTTCGTCACCACGGCGCTCGCGCTCACCGGCGCGAGCGCCGCCGCGTCCGCTCAACTCCCCGCCGCCACCGGCTATGTGGCCCTCGGCGACTCCTACTCCTCCGGTGTCGGAGCCGGCAGCTACGACAGTGCCAGCGGCTCCTGCAAGCGCAGCGCCAAGGCCTACCCGGCCCTGTGGGCCGCCGCGCACTCCCCCTCCTCCTTCCAGTTCACCGCCTGTTCCGGCGCTCGAACGGGTGACGTTCTCAGCGGTCAGCTCGGCCCCCTCAACAGCTCCACCGGCCTGGTCAGCATCACCATCGGCGGCAACGACGCCGGATTCGCCGACACCATGACGACCTGTGCGCTCCAGGGCGAGAGCGCCTGCCTGTCCCGGGTGGCCCAGGCCAGGACCTACATCGACACCACCCTGCCCGGCCGGCTCGACGGGGTGTACGACGCCATCTCCCGGAAGGCCCCGGCCGCGCATGTGGTGGTCGTGGGCTATCCCCGCTTCTACAAGCTCCGCGGTACCTGTATCGCCGGCCTCTCCGAAAAGTCCCGCGCCGCGATCAACGCGGCCGCCGACGCCATCAACGGCGTCACCGCCAAGCGGGCCGCCGACCACGGCTTCACCTTCGCCGACGTCAACAGCACGTTTTCCGGACATGAGCTGTGCTCCGGCAGCGCCTGGCTGCACAGCGTGACCTATCCGGTCCTGGAGTCCTACCACCCCACCGCCACCGGGCAGTCCGGCGGCTATCTGCCGGTCTTCGCCTCCGCTGCGTAACCATCGGCCCGCCGGGCGCCCGGGGAGGGCGGGTGAGATTCCGGTCTCTTCCCGGGCGTCCTGGCGGTCCGTCAGACCTCCACCGGGCCTCCGCGGCAGCCCGATGACGCTCAACTCGCCCTGGCCCATGCGGTGTACGTGACATTCCGTATGGTGTTCGTCAACGTCAAGGCGGGGCAGGTGAATCCGTTGACCGGTCTGCACGCGTGTCCTCCGAGAGAGATAGGGTTACCCTGCCCGGGGCCGGGTGCCCTCGTAGGGTGGGGAGAGTCATGGAACAGATAACAGTGCGTAGCAGGGCGCGAGTCCCTGCCATCAGCTGCGGGAGCAGTGCGTCCAGTGCGCGTCTCGACCGCCATCTCGCGGTGCTGGGTGGTCCGGCCATCCCGCAGCGCGAGGCGGAAGGGGCGACGTCCCTGATGCAGGAACTCACCGCACGTGATCATTTCCGTTCGAGGCACGGCCGCGGCGCCAGGGTGTCGCTGTTCGCGCCGCTGCGCAGGCTGCGGCGTTCGCTCTTCGGCGGTCACGGCTGATCCGCTTCTGAAGCGGCATCTCGGGCGATCACACCGTCCCGGCGCGGCACTGCGGTCCGATCGCTCGTCAGGCCCAGGGCACCGGCAGCGTGCCGGTGTGCTCGCCGGGGCGGAACCCCTGCCCGAGGGTGCCGTACGGCATCCGCTCCACGCCCGGCCCCGTCCCCGCCCGGCCGGCGTCGCACTCCCCACCACCCGTTGCCCGGCAGCGGGTGGTTCTGTGCGTTTCGGCGGCGCACGGTCCCGCGGCACGCCCGCCCGCCGGCCCCGGAGCCCCCCGAGGGGACGACCCGCCTCCCCCGGTGCTCACCACAGCGCGAACTGCCCCTCCGGGCCCTCCTCGTGATGGTCGAGCACGGACGCCGGACGGTGGGCGGACACCGGCGCCGGCAGGAGGCCGGCGGCCCGCAGTTCACCGGCCGTCACCTGCGGACCCTCGGCCGTCTCCCGCGCCAACTGAACGCCCTGCGGACGAAGTTCGTCCAGCAGCGCCAGGACGGTGATCAGCTCCAGCAGCTCCGAGGTCCACTCCTGCGGCCAGTTCGCGGGACGCAGCGCCGCCAGCGAACCGGCCTCGGGCGCCTCCGTGCCCGCCGCGGCCGGGCCGGTGCGCTCGGCCAGCCACGCCTCCAGGACACGGACGCCGCCCGCGTGGAAGTCCCAGGCGCCCGCGGGCACCGGCGAGATCCGGCCGCCGCCGAGCAGCAGCGCCTCTTCCTCCGGGTCGTAGGCGACGTCCTGCGGCAGCCCGCCGGCGGGGAGCGCGGAGCGCACGTACGGGCGCCGTCCGCCCGGCATCCGGGGCCGCTCGCCGCCGCGCCGACCGGCCGCCCCGGGGGCGTGGGCGCCGCGGGTGGTCAGCCAGAGCAGCCGCTCGCCGAGCGCGACGCCGCGGTCCCAGAGGGCGGGATCGGCGGTGAGCGGCACGGTGCAGCCGTCGGGGGAGTGCCGGGCGCTCGCCACGAACCAGGCGAGCAGGTCCGCCGGCGCCGCCGGGCGGTCCAGGCGCCGGCCGAGCAGGGCCGCCAGCCCCGGGGCGAGATTGGGCTCGTGCCCGCCGGGCCGCCGGTAGAACGGACGGATCCGCCCGGGGCGGCCGGCCGGGGAACGCCCGTCGGGCAGCAGCGCGGAGCACACCACGGCCGGGCCGGGGACCTGCGGCACCTGCCCCCACTCGACCACGAACACCTGCCGGTCGTCCGCCACCCGCCACAGCTCCGGCCGCGCGCCGTCGAGCAGCCGGTGATCGGGCAGCAGCCACTGCTGGTCGAACGGGCCGTGCGTCACCCGCACCGGCTCGGGGCACGGGCCGGCCGCCCGGTACAGCCGCTCGGTGGCCGTGGCCTGGCCCGGCAGCTGGCCGACGGCGGAGTGCAGGGTCCGGGCCCGGGACGGGCGGAACAGCCGCTCGCGGGCCGCCGCGTCGTGCGCGGCGGCCAGTGCCGCCCAGCGGGCGCGCAGCGTGGCCGGGTCCGGCGCGAGCACCCAGGAGCGGCCGAGCCGCAGCGGCGCCACGGACCAGGGCATGAGATCGGACAGCCGTGGCGCGTCCTGCTTCGCCGTCACGCGGAGCCCCTCCCGGACCGTTCGGTTGACCCCGGCATGGTATCCACCGGCCCGGCGGCGGGAGGGAATCCGCCGGCCGCGTCCACCGCACGGGCGGCGGCACAGGCGGTCTTCCGCCAACTGATCTTGGCGGAGTACGGTCCTCGCCGTACGCCCGACCACGCGGTACGGACCTGGCTCCGCCCGTGCGCCGGGACCTGCTCAGGGGAGGACCGCCATGACGGACACCACCTCTCCCACGCCGGAACGGCGCGGGGGGACCCCCGACGGCAGCCGGGCCGCCGCCCGGCTGGACCGGCTGCCGCCGTCCCGGTGGCACCGCCGGATCACCCTCCTCGTCGGCATCGGCGCCTTCTTCGACCTCTACGAGATCTTCCTCGGCGGGGTGCTGGCCGCCGCCCTCGCCGACCAGTGGCACCTCGGCCCCACCGCGAAGTCCTGGGTGATCGCCGCGGGGTTCCTCGGCATGTTCGCCGGCGCCAATGTGCTCTCCGTGCTCGCCGACCGCTTCGGACGGCGCCGGATGTTCCTGGTCAACCTGGCGGCGTACGCGCTCTTCTCGCTGCTGTGCGCCTTCTCGCCGAACCTGTCCTGGTTCCTCGCGCTGCGCTTCCTGTCCGGCCTGGGGCTGGGCGCCGAACTCGTGCTGGTGGACACCTACCTCGCGGAGTTCCTGCCCCGGGCGGTACGCGGCCGCTACATCGCCCACGCCTACACCATCGGGTTCCTCGGCGTCCCCGTCGCCGCGCTGCTCGGCGCCCGGCTGGTGGCCGCACACCAGCCGCTGGGCGTCGACGGCTGGCGCTGGCTGCTGGTCGCCGGCGCGCTGGGCGCCGGGTTCCTCCAGCTGATGCGCCGCCGACTCCCGGAATCGCCACGGTGGTTGACGGTGCAGGGCCGCGGCGAGGAGGCCGAGCGGATCGTGTCCGGCCTGGAGGAACGGGTGGCCCGGGAGAGCGGCGGCAGCCTGCCGTCGGTCCCGGAGGCGGAGACCGTCCGCGAACGGAAGGCGCCGCTGGGCGAGATGTTCCGGGGCGACCAGCGGCGGCGCACCCTCATGTGGTGGATCTTCCAGGTGCTGCAGACCGTCGGCTACTACGGCTTCGGGTCGCTGGCCCCCGTGGTGCTCACCGCGAAGGGCCACACCGTCACCGAGTCGCTCCTCTACGCGGCGCTGAGCTTTTGCGGCTACCCGGTCGGCTCCGCGCTGTCCGTCCCGCTCATCGACCGGATCGAACGCCGCACGCTGATCATCGCCTCGGCCCTCGGCATCGCCGCCTGCGGACTGGCCTTCGGCTTCGCCACCGCCTCCTGGGCGATCGTCGCCTTCGGCTTCCTGCTGACCGTGTGCAGCAACGTCTTCTCCAACGCCTTCCACGTCTACCAGACCGAACTCTTCCCCACCGGCCTGCGCAGCAGCGCGATCGGCATCGCCTACTCGCTGTCCCGCCTCACGTCGGTCGTCCTCCCCTTCGTCGCCCTGCCCGTCCTCGACACCCTCGGCCCCGCCGCGGTCTTCACCGGCTCGGCCGGCCTGATGCTCCTCCTCTGCCTGGACGTGGCGCTCCTGGGGCCACGGAGCACGGGCCGTAGCCTTGAGAGAATTTGATCCCACGTATTTGTCTTTCCCGCCGTTCCGCTGCGCTTTGCTTGCGCCCCACGTTTTTGGCTTTTCCGCCGTGGCGGTTGGTCGCCGTGTTTCGCCCCGCTGCGCGGGTGCGCCCGGCGTTGCGCCTCCGGCGGGCCGGGTCCGCTGCGCGGGGCTGTCGGGGTGCGGTGCCGGGCCTCCGCGGGTGGGTGTCCGGACTGCTTCGCTTTACGTCCGGACACCCACCCGCTCCGGCCCGTCCCCTCCCGTTGGGGGGTGGGAAGAAGGCCGGTGGGGGTGGATCTGGGTGGTCCGGTGCGTGTTGTGGACGACGTAGGGAAACGGCCGTGGGCATCGGGAAATGGCTGTGGCGCGGGGAATTGGCTGTGATCGACGCCCGCCCCCACTCACGATCACTTCACTCACTCACGGGAGGGGACGGGCCGGAGGGGCGGGGGTGTGGGACGTAAAGCGAAGCAGTCCCACACCCCCGCCCCTCCGGCCCGTCACCGCACCCACAGCCCCGCGCAGCGGACCCCGCCCGCCGCAGGCGCCACGGCGGGCGCACCGCGAAGCGGGCGAAACACGGCGAGAACCCACCACGGCGGAAAAGACAAAAACGTGGGAAACGACTAAGCGTCGAGCGACACCGTGAAGGAGAAGCGGTCCCCCCGATAGTGGATCCGTGCGACATCGACGACCCGCCCGTCGGCGTCATACGTCAGGCCCGTGTAGTGCAGGATCGGGCTGAGCAGGGGAACCTCCAGCAGCCGGGCGGTTTCCGGGTCGGCGAGGCGGGCCTCGACGGTGTCGGTGATGCGGCTGATCCGTACGCCCACGGCGTCCCGCAGTACCTTCGTCATCGGCCAGCGCTGCAGATCCGCGGGGTCGATCCGCGCGGCGACGTCGGGGTGCACGTAGTTGTGGGCGTGGTTGGTCGGTTCGCCGGTCTCCTCGTCGCCGCGCAGCCGGCGGTAGCCGGCCACCTCGGACAGGCCGGGGAAGTACGTGGCCAGTTCGGGCGGTACGGGGCTGGGCCCGTGCTCCAGCAGTTCGGTGCTCATCCCGGACTGCTGGGCGACGATGGTGTCCACGGAGCCCAGCAGCCGCACCGGCGACCCGCGCCGCGCGCTCGGCTCGATGAAGGTGCCGCGGCGCCGGTGCCGGCTGATCAGGCCCTCCGCCTCCAGTTCCTTGAGGGCCTGGCGCATGGTCAGGACGCTGACGCCGTAGTGCGCGGCGAGGGCGTCCTCGGTGGGCAGCCGCAGCGGTGCCTCGGGGGAGCGGCCCAGTATGGAGGCGCGCAGCGACTGCGAGACCTGGTACCACAGCGGCAGCTTGCGGTTCAGGGCGAGCGAGTCGGGAGCGAAGGTGGTCATGGCGGCGTTCCCCGGTGTCACGGGCGGAAATGGCGCTGGAGACCCTGCCACACGTCGTCGTAGCCGTGCTGCAGATGCCCGGCGTCGCGGGCCTGTTCGGTCAGGGTCAGCGGCCAGCGGGTCTCGAACATGAAGGCCAGGCCGTCGTCGATCTTCTGCGGGCGCAGCTCGGCGGCGCTCGCACGGTCGAAGGTCTCCCGGTCGGGTCCGTGCGCCGACATCATGTTGTGCAGCGAGCCGCCGCCCGGGACGAAGCCCTCCGCCTTGGCGTCGTACGCCCCCTCGATGAGCCCCATGTACTCCGTCATGACGTTGCGGTGGAAGTACGGCGGCCGGAAGGTGTCCTCGCCGACCAGCCAGCGCGGCGCGAAGGCCACGAAGTCCACGCCCGCCAGTCCGGCGGTGTCGGAGGGGGAGGTGAGGACGGTGAAGATCGACGGGTCGGGGTGGTCGTAGCTGATCGAGCCGATGACGTTGAAGCGGCGCAGGTCGTAGACGTACGGGACGTGGTTGCCGTGCCAGGCGACGACATCCAGCGGCGAGTGGTCGTAGGTCGCCGTCCAGAGGGCGCCGCAGAACTTGTTGACAACCTCGACGGGGCCCTCGACGTCCTCGTAGGCGGCGACCGGTGCGCGGAAGTCGCGGGCGTTGGCCAGGCCGTTGGCGCCGATCGGGCCCAGGTCGGGGAGCTGGAAGGGCCGGCCGTAGTTCTCGCAGACATAGCCGCGGGAGGCCGGGCCCCGGCCGTCGTCGGGCGCGGCGTCCAGCAGTTCGACGCGGAAGCGGACGCCGCGCGGGATCAGCGCCACCTCGCCCGGTTCGGCGTGCAGCAGGCCGAGTTCGGTGCGCAGCAGCAGTCCGCCGCGCTCCGGCACGATCAGCAGTTCGCCGTCGGCGTTGCCGAACACCCGCCGTTCCATGGAGGTGTTGGCGTGGTAGAGGTGGACGGCCATGCCGGTGCGCTGGGTGGCGTCGCCGTTGCCGCCCAGCGTCCACAGCCCGTCCAGGAAGTCGACCGGGCCGGCGGGCTCGGGCAGGGGGTTCCAGCGCAGCCGGTTGGGGTCGGGGGTGCAGTCGGTGAACGGCGCGGAGCGCAGGGCGCCCTGCGCGGCGCGGACGAACGGCGGGTGCGCGGCGGAGGGGCGGATGCGGTAGAGCCAGGAGCGGTGGTTGTGGTCGCGCGGTTCGGTGAACGCGGAGCCGCTGAGCTGTTCGGCGTAGAGCCCGAGGGGCGCGCGCTGGGGGGAGTTGCGGCCCACCGGCAGGGCGCCCGGGACGGCCTCGGAGCTGTGTTCGTTGCCGAAGCCGGTGTGGTACGCCAGCCCTTCGGCCGTCTTCCTCGCCTGCTCGTTGCCCGTGCCTGCCATCGCGTGCTCCCGCCGCTCAAGGAATCCTATGCAAGACCTTAGGATTGCGGTGGGGGGCCGTCAACGGAGACTCCCGGCCGCGTCGGCCGGATCGTGGCGGTCGGCCGGATCGTGCGAGGGCGGGCTCCGCCCGTCCGCGGGGGCGGGCAGGATGGACGGGTGCAGCAGCCGAACCCGCGCCCCGCGACACCGCCCGCCTCCCTGCGCCGCGCGCCCGTCCAGCGGCGCAGCGCCCAGCGCCTGGCCAGAATCCTGGACGCCTGCGCCGAAGTCCTGGAGGAGACCGGGTACGACGAGCTGAGCACCCGGGCCGTGGCCGGCCGTGCCGGCGTCCCGATCGGCTCCGTCTACCGCTTCTTCCCCAACAAGCGCGCCATGGCCGAGGCCCTCGCCCGGCGCAACCTCGACGCCTACGCGGACCGCATCACCGCCCGGCTGGCCGGTCCGGCGGACCGGCCGCTCCCGTGGCGCCGGGCGATGGACGTGGTGGTCGACGAGTACCTCGCGATGAAGCGGACGGTGCCGGGCTTCGCCCTGGTGGAGTTCACCGTCCCGGCCCCGCGCGCCGCACGGCAGGCCAACTACGAGGTGGCCGACCGGCTGCGCGCCCTCCTCGCCGGCCCGCTCGGCCTGGACGCGGCCGACGAGCGGCTGCGCACCGCCTTCCTGGTGGGCGTCGAGACGGCCGACGCGCTGCTCCAGCTCGCCTTCCGCAGCGACCCGGCCGGCGATCCCGCCATCGTCACGGAGACCAAGGAACTGCTGCGGGCCTATCTGGCGCGCTATCTGGACGGGGCGGGGGAGGGGTGAGGGGTGATGGATGAGGGGGCCGCCGGCCGGGCGCGGGGTGCCGGTTGTGCGCGTGCCCGTCCGGGGAGATCCGTATTGACCTGGGGTTTTGCTCGTATTGCTCGCGCGTCAAGACCTTGTTAACAAAAGTTTGCGGGACCTAACGTCGCCTGAACTGCCACCCCCCGGCAGAGGTTCAAGGGCGAACGTGAGGTACCTCCAATGCTGACAATCCTCGGATTCGTCATGATCGCCGCCTTCCTGGCGCTGATCATGATGAAGAAGATGTCACCGATGGCCGCGCTGGTGCTCATCCCCGCGCTGTTCTGT comes from the Streptomyces angustmyceticus genome and includes:
- a CDS encoding YoaK family protein, which gives rise to MEPPSGTALTVIMVCLTVATGMLDAVSFLALGQVFTATQTGNLLFLGFGIAGQGGLSVLATVVSLGAFALGAAFGARMESTLAARRHRWFPVALALEAALLVAAAAAAWDAGPVRGLPPGRRFLVIGLMAVAMGMRNVTAMRAAVPDFTTTVETRAMTALVSGSPLGRDRRLGYGSHAAGRRLFSVTAMFAGGLLGAGLLGLGTRPMLLILLVAVVIAATAFLVPGLARDTAQGR
- a CDS encoding SGNH/GDSL hydrolase family protein; translation: MRLSRFAALTSAFFVTTALALTGASAAASAQLPAATGYVALGDSYSSGVGAGSYDSASGSCKRSAKAYPALWAAAHSPSSFQFTACSGARTGDVLSGQLGPLNSSTGLVSITIGGNDAGFADTMTTCALQGESACLSRVAQARTYIDTTLPGRLDGVYDAISRKAPAAHVVVVGYPRFYKLRGTCIAGLSEKSRAAINAAADAINGVTAKRAADHGFTFADVNSTFSGHELCSGSAWLHSVTYPVLESYHPTATGQSGGYLPVFASAA
- a CDS encoding type ISP restriction/modification enzyme; its protein translation is MTAKQDAPRLSDLMPWSVAPLRLGRSWVLAPDPATLRARWAALAAAHDAAARERLFRPSRARTLHSAVGQLPGQATATERLYRAAGPCPEPVRVTHGPFDQQWLLPDHRLLDGARPELWRVADDRQVFVVEWGQVPQVPGPAVVCSALLPDGRSPAGRPGRIRPFYRRPGGHEPNLAPGLAALLGRRLDRPAAPADLLAWFVASARHSPDGCTVPLTADPALWDRGVALGERLLWLTTRGAHAPGAAGRRGGERPRMPGGRRPYVRSALPAGGLPQDVAYDPEEEALLLGGGRISPVPAGAWDFHAGGVRVLEAWLAERTGPAAAGTEAPEAGSLAALRPANWPQEWTSELLELITVLALLDELRPQGVQLARETAEGPQVTAGELRAAGLLPAPVSAHRPASVLDHHEEGPEGQFALW
- a CDS encoding MFS transporter; the protein is MTDTTSPTPERRGGTPDGSRAAARLDRLPPSRWHRRITLLVGIGAFFDLYEIFLGGVLAAALADQWHLGPTAKSWVIAAGFLGMFAGANVLSVLADRFGRRRMFLVNLAAYALFSLLCAFSPNLSWFLALRFLSGLGLGAELVLVDTYLAEFLPRAVRGRYIAHAYTIGFLGVPVAALLGARLVAAHQPLGVDGWRWLLVAGALGAGFLQLMRRRLPESPRWLTVQGRGEEAERIVSGLEERVARESGGSLPSVPEAETVRERKAPLGEMFRGDQRRRTLMWWIFQVLQTVGYYGFGSLAPVVLTAKGHTVTESLLYAALSFCGYPVGSALSVPLIDRIERRTLIIASALGIAACGLAFGFATASWAIVAFGFLLTVCSNVFSNAFHVYQTELFPTGLRSSAIGIAYSLSRLTSVVLPFVALPVLDTLGPAAVFTGSAGLMLLLCLDVALLGPRSTGRSLERI
- a CDS encoding GntR family transcriptional regulator; translation: MTTFAPDSLALNRKLPLWYQVSQSLRASILGRSPEAPLRLPTEDALAAHYGVSVLTMRQALKELEAEGLISRHRRRGTFIEPSARRGSPVRLLGSVDTIVAQQSGMSTELLEHGPSPVPPELATYFPGLSEVAGYRRLRGDEETGEPTNHAHNYVHPDVAARIDPADLQRWPMTKVLRDAVGVRISRITDTVEARLADPETARLLEVPLLSPILHYTGLTYDADGRVVDVARIHYRGDRFSFTVSLDA
- the hmgA gene encoding homogentisate 1,2-dioxygenase encodes the protein MAGTGNEQARKTAEGLAYHTGFGNEHSSEAVPGALPVGRNSPQRAPLGLYAEQLSGSAFTEPRDHNHRSWLYRIRPSAAHPPFVRAAQGALRSAPFTDCTPDPNRLRWNPLPEPAGPVDFLDGLWTLGGNGDATQRTGMAVHLYHANTSMERRVFGNADGELLIVPERGGLLLRTELGLLHAEPGEVALIPRGVRFRVELLDAAPDDGRGPASRGYVCENYGRPFQLPDLGPIGANGLANARDFRAPVAAYEDVEGPVEVVNKFCGALWTATYDHSPLDVVAWHGNHVPYVYDLRRFNVIGSISYDHPDPSIFTVLTSPSDTAGLAGVDFVAFAPRWLVGEDTFRPPYFHRNVMTEYMGLIEGAYDAKAEGFVPGGGSLHNMMSAHGPDRETFDRASAAELRPQKIDDGLAFMFETRWPLTLTEQARDAGHLQHGYDDVWQGLQRHFRP
- a CDS encoding TetR/AcrR family transcriptional regulator; protein product: MQQPNPRPATPPASLRRAPVQRRSAQRLARILDACAEVLEETGYDELSTRAVAGRAGVPIGSVYRFFPNKRAMAEALARRNLDAYADRITARLAGPADRPLPWRRAMDVVVDEYLAMKRTVPGFALVEFTVPAPRAARQANYEVADRLRALLAGPLGLDAADERLRTAFLVGVETADALLQLAFRSDPAGDPAIVTETKELLRAYLARYLDGAGEG